A genomic stretch from Pontivivens ytuae includes:
- a CDS encoding lactate utilization protein B, producing the protein MTLHEPTTPQFKQNAHEALRDENLQSALRGARNGFVGKRAAARAKLGEDEFDGLRDAARDLKNHVLANLADYLEAYEGKVTAAGGHVHWAETAEDAQNIVLDICRKAGAKTVNKGKTMISEECGINDHLAANGIKPVETDLGEYIIQLRGETPSHIIAPAVHVTVPQVREEFQKAHTHLPESRDLSGLDTLLSEARGVLREKYFQAEVGITGANMLIAETGQSVIVTNEGNGDLSQSLPRVHIVMASIEKIVPTLEDSSTILRVLGRSATGQDMSVYTTYSSGPRRAEDPDGPEEYHVVLLDNGRTNMLGTEFEEMLRCIRCGACMNHCPVYQTVGGHAYGWVYPGPMGAVLTPSLIGVEEGGHLPNASTFCGRCEDVCPMRIPLPKMMRHWREREFEKKLTPGAARYGLGLWAFFAKRPGLYRAGTRLGMAALRLLGRGRGRVSSLPLAGGWTATRDMPVPSGDTFMAQWKAKR; encoded by the coding sequence ATGACCCTCCACGAGCCCACCACGCCGCAGTTCAAGCAGAATGCCCACGAGGCGCTGCGCGACGAGAACCTGCAATCCGCCCTGCGCGGCGCCCGCAACGGCTTCGTCGGCAAGCGCGCCGCGGCCCGCGCCAAGCTGGGCGAGGACGAATTCGACGGCCTGCGCGATGCCGCGCGCGACCTGAAAAACCACGTCCTCGCCAACCTCGCCGACTACCTCGAAGCCTACGAGGGCAAGGTCACCGCAGCGGGCGGCCACGTCCACTGGGCCGAAACGGCGGAGGACGCGCAGAACATCGTCCTCGACATCTGCCGCAAGGCGGGGGCCAAGACGGTCAACAAGGGCAAGACGATGATCTCGGAGGAATGCGGGATCAACGACCACCTCGCCGCCAACGGGATCAAGCCGGTGGAGACGGATCTGGGCGAGTACATCATCCAGCTCCGCGGCGAGACGCCCTCCCACATCATTGCACCCGCGGTGCACGTCACCGTCCCGCAGGTGCGCGAGGAGTTTCAGAAGGCCCACACCCACCTGCCCGAAAGCCGCGACCTTTCCGGCCTCGACACGCTTCTGAGCGAGGCGCGTGGCGTCCTGCGGGAGAAGTACTTCCAGGCCGAGGTTGGCATCACTGGCGCCAACATGCTGATCGCCGAGACGGGGCAGAGCGTCATCGTCACCAATGAGGGCAATGGCGATCTCAGCCAGTCGCTGCCGCGGGTCCACATCGTCATGGCCTCGATCGAGAAGATCGTCCCGACGCTGGAGGACTCGTCCACCATCCTGCGCGTCCTCGGCCGCTCCGCCACCGGGCAGGACATGAGCGTCTACACGACCTATTCCAGCGGCCCGCGCCGGGCGGAAGATCCGGACGGACCCGAGGAGTACCACGTCGTCCTGCTCGACAACGGGCGGACCAACATGCTCGGCACCGAGTTCGAGGAGATGCTGCGCTGCATCCGCTGCGGCGCCTGCATGAACCACTGCCCGGTCTACCAGACGGTCGGCGGCCACGCCTATGGCTGGGTCTATCCCGGGCCGATGGGTGCGGTGCTCACGCCCTCGCTGATCGGGGTGGAGGAGGGCGGGCACCTGCCCAACGCCTCCACCTTCTGCGGGCGGTGTGAGGATGTCTGCCCGATGCGCATCCCGCTGCCGAAGATGATGCGGCATTGGCGCGAACGCGAATTCGAGAAGAAGCTGACGCCGGGCGCGGCGCGCTACGGGCTCGGCCTCTGGGCCTTCTTCGCCAAGCGGCCGGGGCTCTATCGTGCAGGCACGCGGCTCGGCATGGCGGCGCTGCGGCTGCTGGGGCGCGGGAGGGGGCGGGTGTCGTCCCTGCCGCTCGCCGGGGGCTGGACCGCGACGCGGGACATGCCGGTGCCTTCGGGCGACACGTTCATGGCGCAGTGGAAGGCGAAGCGATGA
- a CDS encoding GntR family transcriptional regulator — protein MNARDRIEGQGPAHERVYRHLRTAILQGEMEPGQSLTLRGIAGDLGVSMTPVREALRRLVAEGALTLSKSGRIATPELTPERIEELAAIRALLEPELAARALPRAHMALIERMEALNAEIARLVADGARTGYVRANLEFHRTLYLRAQAPAMLALTETVWLQSGPTLRAMYARQQQTRAVDTHSKIIAALKAGDEPGLRLAVRADVTGGLRMLAR, from the coding sequence ATGAATGCGCGCGACAGGATCGAGGGGCAGGGCCCGGCCCATGAACGGGTCTACCGCCACCTGCGCACCGCCATCCTACAAGGGGAGATGGAGCCGGGGCAGAGCCTGACCCTGCGCGGCATCGCCGGCGATCTCGGCGTGTCCATGACCCCGGTGCGGGAGGCGCTGCGGCGGCTGGTGGCCGAGGGGGCGCTCACCCTCTCCAAATCCGGCCGCATCGCGACGCCCGAGCTCACGCCCGAGCGGATCGAGGAGCTCGCTGCGATCCGCGCCCTCCTGGAGCCGGAGCTTGCCGCCCGCGCCCTGCCGCGCGCCCACATGGCGCTGATCGAGCGGATGGAGGCGCTGAATGCCGAGATCGCGCGCCTCGTCGCCGATGGCGCGCGCACCGGCTATGTCCGCGCCAATCTGGAGTTCCACCGCACGCTCTACCTCCGCGCTCAGGCCCCCGCGATGCTGGCGCTCACCGAAACCGTATGGTTGCAATCCGGTCCCACCTTGCGCGCGATGTACGCGCGTCAGCAGCAAACCCGCGCCGTCGACACACATTCCAAGATCATCGCGGCGCTGAAGGCCGGTGATGAGCCCGGCCTGCGCCTCGCCGTGCGGGCCGACGTGACTGGGGGACTGAGGATGCTCGCGCGATGA
- a CDS encoding LutC/YkgG family protein — MSARDRILTRIRRAQGRDGGPAAIGAEIRPGAVPAPRPTIASLDGPERLDRFIAQAEAADATVSRIESIADLPAALATELRDRNLPAAIRMGADPAFDGLDWGTVETSQGPGRIEEPATLSKARYGMAETGTLVLASGPDNPVTLTFLGETHFVAIDAGDVKAGFEDMWAAFRASGLDPRTVNMVTGPSRSADIGQTLQLGAHGPVALHIFLVG, encoded by the coding sequence ATGAGTGCCCGCGACCGTATCCTCACCCGGATCCGCCGGGCACAGGGGCGCGATGGCGGCCCCGCCGCCATCGGGGCGGAGATCCGCCCCGGCGCGGTTCCCGCGCCGCGCCCCACCATCGCCTCGCTCGACGGGCCCGAGCGCCTCGACCGTTTCATCGCCCAGGCCGAGGCGGCGGATGCCACCGTCTCCCGCATCGAGAGCATCGCGGACCTGCCCGCAGCGCTTGCTACCGAGCTGCGCGACCGCAACCTGCCCGCGGCTATCCGCATGGGCGCAGACCCCGCCTTCGACGGCCTCGACTGGGGCACGGTCGAGACCAGCCAAGGCCCCGGCCGGATCGAGGAGCCCGCGACGCTTTCCAAGGCGCGCTACGGCATGGCCGAGACCGGGACGCTCGTCCTCGCTTCCGGCCCCGACAACCCGGTCACGCTCACCTTCCTGGGTGAGACCCATTTCGTGGCCATCGACGCCGGCGACGTGAAGGCGGGGTTCGAGGATATGTGGGCTGCCTTCCGCGCCTCCGGCCTCGACCCGCGCACGGTGAACATGGTCACCGGCCCCTCCCGCTCCGCCGATATCGGGCAGACGCTGCAACTCGGCGCGCACGGTCCCGTGGCACTCCACATCTTCCTCGTCGGATGA
- a CDS encoding LysE family translocator, whose translation MDAQTLILFVLAVVPLICTPGPDILFAISQGLAAGRRGALRAVAGVLIGYSAHALLAAVGIAALVAASPMLFTVVKWLGVAYISWLAYRMLRSAWERRGDLEVVATPPVSLWRGFFTSFLNPKGILMYVAVLPQFVDPTQAVAPQTLLLSAVFIGLCGLIYCVVGLAAARSAGKALRDAVRRRIEAIAGGLLVGAAAKMAGA comes from the coding sequence ATGGACGCCCAGACCCTCATCCTCTTCGTGCTTGCCGTCGTGCCGCTGATCTGTACGCCGGGGCCGGACATCCTGTTCGCGATCAGCCAGGGGCTCGCTGCCGGGCGGCGCGGGGCGCTGCGCGCGGTGGCGGGCGTGCTGATCGGCTACTCGGCGCATGCGCTGCTGGCCGCCGTCGGGATCGCGGCGCTGGTGGCGGCCTCGCCCATGCTCTTCACCGTCGTGAAATGGCTGGGGGTCGCCTATATCTCGTGGCTCGCCTACCGGATGCTGCGCTCGGCGTGGGAGCGGCGGGGCGATCTGGAGGTGGTGGCGACGCCGCCGGTCTCTCTGTGGCGGGGGTTCTTCACGAGCTTCCTGAACCCCAAGGGCATCCTGATGTACGTCGCGGTGCTCCCGCAATTCGTGGACCCGACGCAGGCGGTGGCGCCGCAGACGCTGCTCCTGTCGGCGGTGTTCATCGGGCTCTGCGGGCTGATCTACTGCGTAGTGGGGCTGGCGGCCGCCCGCTCCGCCGGGAAGGCCCTGCGCGACGCGGTCCGGCGGCGGATCGAGGCGATCGCGGGCGGCTTGCTCGTGGGTGCGGCGGCCAAGATGGCGGGGGCGTGA
- a CDS encoding extensin family protein: MKTTTLAALAAFTVLLACGEDEPERQSARITGGGLCGDPRLQGQAIGFVDGPGQCGIGNAVELWSIGGVSLGGGATVDCKAARAMANWMDSGMARAAAEDGRRVTEVEVAVTYACRNRYGRAGGRLSEHALGNAVDITGFRFADGGRISVLDDWASSRFLRKVHSSACGPFSTVLGPEYNAAHRDHFHFDVASGYSSGPFCR; encoded by the coding sequence ATGAAGACGACAACCCTCGCGGCGCTCGCCGCGTTCACCGTTCTGCTGGCCTGCGGCGAGGACGAACCCGAGCGGCAGAGCGCCCGCATCACCGGCGGCGGCCTGTGCGGCGACCCGCGCCTCCAAGGCCAGGCCATCGGCTTCGTCGACGGGCCGGGCCAGTGCGGCATCGGCAACGCGGTGGAGCTCTGGTCCATCGGCGGCGTCAGCCTCGGCGGCGGCGCGACCGTGGACTGCAAGGCGGCACGTGCGATGGCGAACTGGATGGACAGCGGCATGGCCCGCGCCGCGGCGGAGGATGGCCGCCGCGTCACCGAAGTCGAGGTCGCCGTGACCTATGCCTGCCGCAACCGCTATGGCCGCGCGGGCGGACGGCTCAGCGAGCACGCGCTGGGCAACGCCGTCGACATCACCGGTTTCCGCTTCGCCGATGGCGGCCGGATCAGCGTGCTGGACGACTGGGCCTCCAGCCGCTTCCTGCGGAAGGTCCATTCGAGCGCGTGCGGCCCGTTCTCCACCGTGCTCGGGCCGGAGTACAACGCCGCGCATCGCGACCACTTCCACTTCGACGTCGCCTCCGGCTACAGCTCCGGGCCGTTTTGTCGCTAG
- a CDS encoding MmcQ/YjbR family DNA-binding protein, with translation MSQALEDHAGALPGAWMVVQWMGAHVFKVGPGDKAKVFAIFADKTERVTLKCKDAETASFLIEIGAAEKAPHLPRGGWVAFSLNDTDEDDLRERIETSYDVVRATLTKAQQADLPPR, from the coding sequence ATGAGCCAGGCGCTGGAGGATCATGCTGGCGCGCTGCCCGGCGCGTGGATGGTGGTCCAGTGGATGGGCGCGCATGTCTTCAAGGTCGGCCCCGGCGACAAGGCCAAGGTCTTCGCCATCTTCGCGGACAAGACCGAGCGCGTGACCCTCAAATGCAAGGATGCCGAGACCGCATCCTTCCTCATCGAGATCGGCGCGGCCGAAAAGGCCCCCCACCTGCCGCGTGGCGGCTGGGTGGCCTTCTCGCTCAACGATACGGATGAGGATGACCTCAGGGAGCGGATCGAGACGTCCTACGACGTCGTCCGCGCCACGCTCACGAAGGCGCAGCAGGCGGACCTGCCGCCCCGCTAG
- the pth gene encoding aminoacyl-tRNA hydrolase, whose amino-acid sequence MKLFVGLGNPGAKYARNRHNIGFMALDRIASDHGFSPWRAKFQGEVAEGRLGTAKVVLLKPTTFMNNSGQSVGEALRFWKLGAEDLTVFHDELDLAPGKVRVKRGGGHAGHNGLRSIHAHVSPDYARVRLGIGHPGHKDRVSGYVLSDFAKAEEGWLDDVMRGVSDGAVELAAGDDGRFLNAVALRVAPPRSGTGKKAGEGDPTPSPAPPIQPDPPSGPFAKLADRFRRG is encoded by the coding sequence ATGAAACTCTTCGTCGGTCTCGGCAATCCCGGCGCGAAATACGCGCGCAACCGGCACAACATCGGCTTCATGGCTCTGGATCGGATCGCCTCCGATCACGGCTTCTCCCCCTGGCGGGCGAAGTTCCAGGGCGAGGTGGCCGAGGGGCGGCTGGGCACCGCGAAGGTGGTGCTGCTGAAGCCCACGACCTTCATGAACAATTCCGGCCAGTCCGTGGGCGAGGCCCTGCGCTTCTGGAAGCTGGGCGCGGAGGATCTCACCGTCTTCCATGACGAGCTCGACCTCGCGCCCGGCAAGGTGCGGGTCAAGCGCGGCGGCGGGCATGCCGGGCATAACGGCCTGCGCTCGATCCACGCCCATGTCAGTCCCGACTACGCGCGGGTGAGGCTTGGAATCGGACATCCCGGCCACAAGGACCGGGTGTCTGGATACGTTCTTTCGGATTTTGCCAAGGCCGAGGAAGGCTGGCTCGACGACGTCATGCGCGGTGTGTCGGATGGCGCGGTCGAGCTTGCCGCCGGCGATGATGGGCGGTTTCTGAACGCGGTGGCCCTGCGTGTCGCGCCGCCGCGCAGCGGTACCGGAAAAAAGGCGGGGGAAGGCGACCCCACACCTTCCCCCGCACCCCCTATCCAAC
- a CDS encoding (Fe-S)-binding protein: MPRVALFVTCLVDMFRPTVGFATVKLLEDAGCTVEVPEAQTCCGQPAWNSGDRATAAEIAKQVIFAFEGYDYVVAPSGSCAGTIVKDYPQMLDGAWRKRAEALAAKTHEVTSFLVDVLGVEGVEADVPRLATYHDSCSGLRGLGVKAQPRKLLASAGTTLREMEEAEVCCGFGGTFCVKYPEISDSMVGDKTRNAADTGAEMLLAGDLGCLMNMAGKAQRDGRGLEVRHVVEVLAGMTDTPAIGEGSK; encoded by the coding sequence ATGCCCCGCGTCGCCCTGTTCGTCACCTGCCTCGTCGACATGTTCCGCCCCACGGTGGGGTTTGCCACCGTCAAACTGCTGGAGGACGCGGGCTGCACCGTCGAGGTGCCCGAGGCGCAGACCTGCTGCGGCCAGCCCGCCTGGAACTCCGGCGACCGCGCGACGGCGGCCGAGATCGCGAAACAGGTGATTTTTGCTTTCGAGGGCTATGACTATGTCGTGGCCCCCTCCGGCTCCTGCGCCGGGACCATCGTGAAGGACTATCCGCAGATGCTCGACGGCGCCTGGCGCAAGCGGGCCGAGGCGCTGGCGGCGAAAACCCACGAGGTGACGTCGTTCCTGGTCGATGTGCTGGGGGTGGAGGGCGTGGAGGCCGACGTTCCGCGGCTCGCCACCTATCACGACTCCTGCTCCGGCCTGCGCGGGCTCGGCGTGAAGGCGCAGCCGAGGAAGCTGCTGGCCTCCGCCGGGACCACCCTGCGCGAGATGGAGGAGGCCGAGGTCTGCTGCGGCTTCGGCGGCACCTTCTGCGTGAAGTATCCCGAAATTTCCGACAGCATGGTCGGTGACAAGACCCGCAACGCCGCCGACACGGGGGCCGAGATGCTCTTGGCCGGCGATCTCGGCTGCCTGATGAACATGGCGGGCAAGGCGCAGCGTGATGGCCGCGGGCTGGAGGTCCGCCACGTGGTCGAGGTGCTCGCCGGCATGACCGACACGCCGGCGATCGGGGAGGGCTCGAAATGA
- a CDS encoding 50S ribosomal protein L25/general stress protein Ctc produces MAENLVLDAAAREGTGKGAARAARREGMVPGVIYGGGQDPVTISVKFNELLKLLKRGKFLSTLMTVKVGNDEHKVICRAVQRDVVKDLPTHVDFLRLSDRSRINLYIPVEFENEAAAPGLKKGGVLTVVRSEVELKVTANAIPEKLVVDLTGREIGDTIHISDITLPQGTRPMITDRDFVIANIQAPSGLASQKDDEDGEGEEAETEAAAEE; encoded by the coding sequence ATGGCTGAGAACCTGGTTCTCGACGCTGCGGCGCGTGAAGGTACGGGCAAAGGGGCTGCCCGGGCTGCACGCCGCGAGGGGATGGTCCCCGGTGTCATCTACGGTGGCGGGCAGGACCCGGTCACCATCTCGGTGAAGTTCAACGAGCTTCTCAAGCTCCTCAAGCGTGGCAAGTTTCTGTCCACGCTGATGACCGTCAAGGTCGGCAATGACGAGCACAAGGTGATCTGCCGTGCCGTCCAGCGCGACGTGGTCAAGGATCTTCCGACGCATGTCGACTTCCTGCGCCTGTCGGACCGCAGCCGGATCAACCTCTACATTCCCGTGGAGTTCGAGAACGAAGCGGCGGCTCCCGGCCTCAAGAAGGGCGGCGTGCTGACCGTTGTCCGCTCCGAGGTCGAGCTCAAGGTGACGGCGAACGCCATCCCCGAGAAGCTGGTGGTGGACCTGACCGGCCGCGAGATCGGCGACACGATCCACATCTCCGACATCACGCTGCCACAGGGCACGCGCCCGATGATCACCGACCGCGACTTCGTCATCGCGAACATCCAGGCGCCGAGCGGCCTGGCCTCGCAGAAGGACGACGAGGACGGTGAGGGCGAAGAGGCCGAGACCGAGGCGGCCGCCGAGGAGTGA